In a single window of the Pseudomonas oryzihabitans genome:
- a CDS encoding recombinase family protein: protein MAIFGYGRVSTAAQTSENQRLELEQSGYALDFWFTDTVSGKTCATQRPGFREMLGKIRDGETLLVSKLDRLGRDAVDVLQTVRLLESRRIRVLVHQLGASDLTSPAGKLLISMLAAVAEMERDLLIERTQAGLTRAREAGKQLGRPPRLSQEQRSQVALGAGSGLSISALAKRYGVSRATIAKVIQN, encoded by the coding sequence ATGGCGATCTTCGGATATGGACGGGTCTCGACTGCGGCACAGACCTCTGAGAACCAAAGGCTTGAGCTAGAGCAGTCGGGCTATGCGCTGGACTTCTGGTTCACAGATACTGTTAGTGGGAAGACCTGCGCAACGCAGCGCCCTGGCTTCAGGGAAATGCTCGGGAAGATAAGGGATGGCGAAACACTTCTTGTTTCAAAACTAGATCGCCTAGGCCGTGACGCTGTAGACGTGCTGCAAACTGTCCGCCTGCTGGAGAGCAGGAGAATTCGCGTGCTGGTGCATCAGCTGGGTGCTTCGGACCTGACGTCTCCAGCAGGCAAGCTATTGATCTCTATGCTTGCAGCAGTCGCGGAGATGGAGAGGGATCTTTTAATAGAGCGGACCCAGGCGGGGCTAACCCGGGCTAGGGAAGCGGGGAAGCAGCTCGGCAGACCTCCCAGACTCTCCCAGGAGCAACGTTCTCAGGTAGCCCTAGGGGCAGGTAGCGGGCTGAGCATTAGCGCCCTTGCAAAGCGATATGGCGTGTCGCGAGCAACTATAGCGAAAGTGATTCAGAACTGA
- a CDS encoding site-specific integrase encodes MAKSFRLYRRPSGIYVLRVAVPSIYAGHLGQKEIHLSSKTNRLSSARHFAAFLECYWENFIKDWRLTQLSDIEFLSSRGLISLLELSQTANIPVDRILREMINNNIPATLLASSIYGITIDDHTQLDREDGSIVLDSARAFGSHTLYTGPLKPFNTNHTVIHLLEHGEYEEHAFKIPNKGRAAFFPEQKGITINAKSLLILKIHALRLFPHLLPNSNVEKINHTNKAEDHSTHSAALSKKVESSDFCNPRHASRKASEIVKLFIEQKRADWKISQQNKMDSMCKTFIELTEDPYLGEIDRTTIRKYEALLRQTPENNYLATRKYKTNSLLKIIELTKDSSEIRASEKKVRLYINKISEFFTWAVSERFMIANPASRIIGRSKTLERTQDQRALLEKEDLDLIFSADWFKHGSGSKNKHGRYHQFQPFYYWLPLLALYTGARINELAQLDLADIIEYEKGKYLLSINENNEELATDRETDKKLKNENSIRNIPIHTKLVDLGLIDYKTRLEQAGQTRLFPELKRDPIKGYGKAAGSWFNERFLGKRLGIKRDGKKSYHSFRHTFLTMLEELQAPSRIRSELAGHQRGETITETRYTKDSQTSNASKYVEKLSFDLPTIASFNCEAGIDALTDALRRKGKNV; translated from the coding sequence ATGGCAAAATCCTTCCGGCTTTACCGCCGCCCGAGCGGAATCTACGTCCTCCGTGTCGCGGTGCCTTCTATCTATGCTGGCCATCTTGGTCAGAAAGAAATTCATCTATCCTCTAAAACTAATCGGCTCAGCAGCGCGAGACACTTTGCCGCGTTCCTGGAATGCTATTGGGAAAACTTCATCAAGGACTGGAGATTAACTCAGTTGTCTGACATCGAATTTCTTTCTTCTCGGGGACTTATCAGCCTGCTTGAACTTAGTCAAACAGCAAACATTCCTGTAGATAGAATTCTCAGAGAGATGATTAACAACAACATCCCTGCCACCTTGCTAGCAAGTAGTATTTATGGGATTACCATAGACGACCACACCCAACTTGATAGAGAAGACGGATCTATAGTATTAGATAGCGCACGTGCATTTGGTAGCCACACACTATATACCGGACCATTAAAACCGTTCAATACCAACCACACAGTCATTCACCTCCTAGAACACGGTGAATACGAAGAACATGCCTTCAAGATCCCCAATAAAGGAAGAGCGGCATTCTTTCCAGAACAAAAAGGGATAACAATAAACGCGAAGTCACTCTTGATATTGAAAATTCACGCCTTACGACTATTCCCACATTTATTACCGAATTCTAATGTCGAGAAAATCAACCATACAAATAAGGCAGAAGACCACAGCACCCATAGCGCTGCCTTGAGTAAAAAAGTCGAATCGAGTGATTTTTGCAACCCTCGACACGCCAGCAGAAAAGCATCAGAAATAGTAAAATTATTTATTGAACAAAAAAGAGCAGACTGGAAAATTTCACAACAAAATAAAATGGATTCGATGTGCAAGACATTTATCGAGCTAACAGAGGACCCTTACCTCGGCGAAATAGATAGAACCACCATAAGAAAATACGAAGCACTACTTAGGCAAACACCAGAAAACAACTATCTCGCCACCAGAAAATACAAAACCAACAGTCTGTTGAAGATTATTGAACTGACAAAAGACTCTAGTGAAATTCGTGCAAGCGAAAAGAAAGTCAGATTATATATCAATAAGATAAGCGAGTTTTTTACCTGGGCAGTTTCGGAAAGATTCATGATCGCCAATCCGGCATCAAGAATTATTGGTAGATCGAAAACACTCGAAAGAACCCAAGACCAGCGAGCGCTTTTAGAAAAAGAAGATTTGGATCTGATATTTTCAGCCGATTGGTTTAAACACGGATCTGGCTCCAAGAACAAACACGGCAGATACCACCAATTTCAACCATTTTATTATTGGCTTCCTTTGCTCGCCCTATATACTGGCGCAAGGATAAATGAACTAGCGCAACTTGATCTGGCAGACATTATTGAATACGAAAAAGGAAAATACCTTTTAAGTATAAATGAAAACAACGAAGAGCTAGCCACTGACCGAGAGACTGATAAAAAACTCAAAAATGAAAACTCAATACGAAATATCCCTATACACACGAAGCTTGTCGATTTAGGGCTTATCGACTACAAGACCAGACTTGAGCAAGCGGGACAAACACGACTCTTTCCGGAACTAAAAAGAGATCCAATCAAAGGCTACGGAAAAGCAGCAGGCAGCTGGTTCAATGAACGCTTTCTCGGCAAGAGGCTTGGAATAAAAAGAGATGGGAAAAAGAGCTATCACTCTTTCCGCCATACATTTTTGACAATGCTTGAAGAGCTTCAAGCCCCTTCAAGAATTAGAAGCGAACTAGCGGGACATCAAAGAGGTGAAACAATCACCGAAACTCGATATACGAAGGACAGCCAAACAAGCAACGCAAGCAAATACGTTGAAAAACTATCCTTTGACCTGCCTACCATCGCTAGCTTCAATTGCGAGGCAGGCATAGATGCGCTAACAGACGCATTGAGACGCAAAGGGAAAAACGTATAA
- a CDS encoding M4 family metallopeptidase, whose translation MSRNQGTYQGVIPPYILGRIIDHGDEHQRSCALTTLSHVQSLLHNPGRPGVRQAPVGALPRTDDASPQRSIFDAGNAMQLPGRLVRQEGQAPVSDVAVDEAYDHLGATFTFFNEVFGRNSIDGQGLPLAGTVHYGQEYQNAFWNGEQMVFGDGDGEIFNRFTIALDVIAHELAHGVTESEAGLVYFNQSGALNESVSDVFGILVKQYQLKQTAAEADWIIGAGLLTDRIKGKGLRSMAEPGTAYDDPTLGKDPQPGHMRDYIETREDNGGVHLNSGIPNRAFYLAAVALGGYAWEKAGPIWYDTLCDSRLANDADFAAFARLTVSNAGRRFGAESAEVAAVQEAWAGVGVTLI comes from the coding sequence ATGTCTCGTAACCAGGGCACCTACCAGGGGGTTATTCCCCCCTACATTCTTGGCCGCATCATCGATCATGGCGACGAACACCAGCGTTCCTGCGCCCTGACCACTCTGAGTCATGTGCAGAGTCTGCTGCACAATCCCGGTCGGCCCGGGGTACGCCAGGCACCGGTCGGAGCCTTGCCTCGGACCGACGACGCCAGTCCGCAACGCAGCATCTTCGATGCCGGCAATGCCATGCAGCTGCCCGGGCGCCTGGTACGCCAGGAAGGGCAGGCGCCCGTCAGCGACGTGGCGGTGGACGAAGCCTACGATCACCTGGGCGCTACCTTCACCTTCTTCAATGAGGTGTTCGGTCGCAACTCCATCGACGGCCAGGGCCTGCCGCTGGCCGGTACCGTCCACTATGGCCAGGAATACCAGAACGCCTTCTGGAACGGCGAGCAGATGGTGTTCGGCGATGGCGATGGCGAGATCTTCAACAGATTCACCATCGCCCTGGATGTCATCGCCCACGAACTGGCGCATGGAGTGACCGAGAGCGAAGCGGGCCTGGTGTACTTCAACCAGTCCGGCGCGCTCAACGAGTCGGTATCCGACGTCTTCGGCATCCTGGTCAAGCAGTACCAGCTCAAGCAGACCGCCGCCGAGGCGGACTGGATCATCGGCGCCGGGCTGCTCACCGACCGCATCAAGGGCAAAGGCCTCAGATCCATGGCCGAGCCGGGTACGGCGTACGACGACCCGACCCTGGGCAAGGATCCGCAACCCGGCCATATGCGCGACTACATCGAGACCCGTGAAGACAACGGCGGCGTTCACCTCAACTCCGGCATTCCCAACCGCGCCTTCTACCTTGCGGCCGTGGCCTTGGGTGGCTATGCCTGGGAAAAGGCCGGGCCCATCTGGTACGACACCCTGTGTGACAGTCGCCTGGCCAACGATGCGGACTTCGCCGCCTTCGCCCGGCTGACGGTTTCCAACGCCGGCCGCCGTTTTGGCGCCGAGTCGGCGGAGGTGGCCGCTGTCCAGGAGGCCTGGGCCGGCGTGGGCGTTACCCTTATCTAG
- a CDS encoding protealysin inhibitor emfourin, with amino-acid sequence MRELPPLGKDTVVRLSRQGGFAPLHALSKPREIEFGQYDSTQRGRICSVLERCLPESGEPTQVGRGDQRYFKVELRFRPQPAEQEGELTLLIPEDRAPSELVRLWDKGLVE; translated from the coding sequence ATGCGCGAACTTCCCCCGCTCGGCAAGGACACCGTGGTGCGGCTCTCGCGGCAGGGAGGCTTCGCGCCCCTGCATGCGTTGAGCAAGCCACGGGAGATCGAATTCGGCCAGTACGACAGCACCCAGCGTGGGCGCATCTGCTCGGTGCTGGAGCGCTGCCTGCCGGAATCCGGCGAACCGACCCAGGTCGGCCGTGGCGATCAGCGCTACTTCAAGGTGGAGCTGCGTTTTAGACCGCAGCCCGCCGAGCAGGAAGGCGAACTGACCCTGCTGATCCCCGAGGACCGGGCGCCCAGTGAGCTGGTACGCCTCTGGGACAAGGGGTTGGTGGAGTGA